Within the Papaver somniferum cultivar HN1 unplaced genomic scaffold, ASM357369v1 unplaced-scaffold_132, whole genome shotgun sequence genome, the region CAACATGCAAGATATCAATCTGGACTTGTCATTAAGAACCAGTTCACCCTTGACATCAAAATACTAAGTATGCTACCTTCATGAGTATACGGATTTTGTAATCTTGCAGGATGAATCCTCTGAGGGCCAAGGAGGTCAAACGAGGACAGCTGTTTACGAAACCGACACAGGTTGTTGACTTCAAACTGTCATCTCTGCCTGATAAAAAAAGGTCTTAAGAAGTAAGTGGGAATTACTTGCAATGCAAGGAAATCCAGAAAAATGAAGGCAATATACCTGTTTTATAAGATTCTATGAGTAGACACTCTAAGTTAGGACAAGTTGTGCTCACAGATTCCAATGTTTGCTTAAGTTCAGTAACACTgttcacaagaaaagaggttaaGGGATTGAACCTTTATGTCAAATACTCACTAAAGAAATTCAAGACACATGAGCACATCAAGACAACCAAGAGTATGTTCTTATCGTGATGATACACAGGCTAAGCATGGATGAAAAGCAAAACCAACACATGAAAGAGGAAAAAGATAGAAGCATGAGCCTACAGTATTTAACCTATTCTGATCATTTAACCATGGTCACGTTCAGTGCACAAAATAGGAACAACGTAGAGTTCCTAAGGAGAAAAACATTCTACCAGAGAACACGAGATGAAAACCAAAAGTATCAAGAAGACTTACAGGCCAACAATTTTGAAATCTGTAAGTGCTTGGCAAACTGATAAAGCCACGCGAAGTGCGGTATTGTCCATTTTATCAACATTGTAGAGGTGCAACTTCTTCAATAAAGCCCTTCCATCACAGCAAAACAAATgttaaaaatataattttttccCTTGAAAGCAAGAGGTTCTCGTTTATTGATCCATACCCGGAAGCCCCACCATCCAAGCTTAAAAATGTTAAGCAGGACCTAGATAGTACATATGAGTCTTTTCCCTGACAAGATCTCTTATTGTTCCGGGAAAAACCAGCATCAACAGAACTATCAATACCATAGACCATTGGACCAGAATTCCCTGAGAATGTTGTAGGAGATGACAATACACCAAGTTTAAGTGACCTGAAAATTAGAATACGATAAGAAAGTAACAAAACTCAGTAAGAAGTGTGGACAAAGGACTGATATCCAATGTACTATCACATAGCTTGGAgaataagaaattaaaacatgataagAAGGAAAGCGACAGGTGAAAAgataaaataattaggaaatccAAACTATTGCATGTAACGATCAAAAGCTAGACATAAATTTTATGGTACCCCTTCTAATCTTCATTGTGCTCTTTATAAGCTCCAGACAGCTTCGGTGTATATGATTCCATTTAGATTCCAAATTTTGGCAACCAACACACTTCGTGTAGTAAAACACCTATTACACACAGTGAAAACCTAAAGCATATCTTACTACGACTTGTTTCCAGTTACGGGGATGTTACTTACAAGCAATCAATGCCTTCTGATTATTcgattgttatttgtttttgattttctagAGAAGTATACAAATGCCCTCTGGTTGGCCTCTTCTCGGagtatttaatctttttaaaCCCAGATATCAACTCCAAGTTTATCTACTGATAACACAAACTCCTAATATCCATCGTCATCTATGGCATAGCCAACTAGAGCAGAGATGTTCTGTATTAGGCGGATAATCATTTCATGAGTATCTATTTCATTTCATATAAGGTGTTCTTGATGATATTCAATACTTCCAAGGTCCTTCCAAACCTACTAGTACTTTCCCATTTATCTAGGCGCTTATGTATATCATAGCATGTAATGAACCACAAGTTTTAATTGCAGCACTTACAGAACCAACAGCCAGGAAATGTCAAATATGCATGATGATTATGTGTAGACACGGCACCTATATCATATTACATCACCGTACTTGCTCCTAACAGAACAAATAAACAAAATTAGAATACTATGTGTGGAAGGATTCTCACCGGAGCCTCTTCCCTGCTCGATGAATCATTGTGGCAACAACAGCGTTATTAACCCTTGGTACTACTGTAGTTAAATCAATATCAGCATAACACAATGGGTTCATAGCACACTTATTAAACATCCAACAAGTAGCTGCTGCAGAACAAAGGCTTTGTGTATCAAGCATAGCAAAAACCTTCACATCAATAAAACCCCATAACACAATTAGGTAGGTAAGTATCAAAAGCAAGAGAAAATGTtcagaaaatgaaaatgaaaaaattgaACTGAACCTACATACTTTAATGGTGAGATCATGAGAAAGAGCCCAGCAAACAGAATTATGTTTACTGAATCTATTACGTTGAGCTCGTTTCCCAACTTCCAGAAGAATAGAACCCATTTTAAGTGTATTTTCGATTAATTGATCTTGATAAAGTTCAGATACCCTAGATTCAAGTAAGCGTTCAAGAGAAAGCTCAATTGAAGCAGAAACTGATGTATTATAATTATCTAAAGAGgataaccctagaaatttttctaGGAGATTATCcatttttgaagaagaagaagaaaccctaCAAATTTGAGGTTCTATGAAGGAGTATCGTATAAAGTGGACTGTGGAGACAACAGACAAGAAAATGCTtttagagagagatttttttttctggaACCAAATGCAAATTTTAAGGGGACAAATTTTAAGGGGAAGTTTTAATTTTACTTTTTATCTGGTCGGGTACCCGAACCGATGGTCTTACTTCATGTCTCTCAGCTACAGCCTACAAATAGTTGCATATGAAACATGAGATAAGAGGGTTAATGTTCAATTCATTTGATACACTAGTATAGATAGCTATCACTTTGTTGGAAGTCAGCATGCTGCTGCTAAGGAATGTTTATGATCCAAAGTATTTGCCAAATTGCATCTGGATTGAACCAAATTGGTCACTCTCGCCAGAGCTCAACTGGTTTAACCCTTTATGTAAggtctcttttctttatattaccGTTCCGTAATGTTTTTGATATTCTAGATGACTATAATTTAATGAGAACTTCAGCATACCAGTACGAACATGTTCATTCATATAATTGCACTGCATACCAGTTACCTTACTTCCTCCCAACGGAACAAAGAAAGTAAAACCAACAAAAAAGATATGATAAactcaaaaaaataattaaaattactACTAGATTAGACTTCTTAGGCCTTTCTTCTTTCACGGTTCCTTCATTCGATTGAAGTTATCCCATCCATCGTTCTTAAGTGCTGTGAGTTTTGAGTCCAGTTCCGTAGCCATATATAAACCTTGCTGTTCCTTCTGTGTATACTTGAGTTTCCTTGGCAAGTCTTGAGGAAAGAAAGAGACATATCAGATCTCAGTTAATAGGGATATGAATGTTGGCCTTAAACATAATGGATTAACAAAGAGAAAAAAACACTCACGACTTTCTAACGGCTTTGCTTAGGATGGAAGCCGACGTAAATGTCTTTCCATCGAGGTATCTGTTTTCTCCGGTCATTCTCTGTTTAATTCTAATGTCTAGTTCTTCCGCGTCAGCCGTAAATGGAGTATCTGACGCCTGCAGCGGTAGAGAATTTTTTTGAGCACCATGACATAACTTATTGAATTCACTAAGAGTGAAACAGAGAAAGAACGATTACCATGACCCATCCCCAAGTATCAGCATATGAAGGAATATGAGCTGAATAAGGAACAACATCTGCAGACAAACGAAATTTagtttacccaaaaaaaaaatgcttACTGAGGAGCCTCGCAGTTGCTTTATACAAGAAAGAAAATGAGATATCGCGTTTTGAATACTAACATTTAAAAACTTGTCTAAGAGTGTTGTAAATGCATGAGAAAACCTCTGTATGACTGAAAATTCCTGCTGGTCCCGCCTGCAACAGTGAAACAAAACTTGTTGAGAACTGTCAGAATCTCGCACGAACAATTGGAACTAATGAACCACAAAGAATGTATTGAAAGACTGATTTACCTGAGTGACAAAAATGCCACCTTCTTTGAGTCTAGTCTTGACAATTGACTCATAAAAGGACTTCGTGTAGAGTTGGTAACATGGGCCTCCTTCAATTGGATCAGCCAAGTCCCCTATTATCACATCAAAACCATCTTGTCTACTCTCAAGCTCTGCCCTAGCATCATTTATTATGAGTTGAAGTCTTAAATCAGAGAAAGCTTCTTTGTTTGCAACCAAATGTGATTTGCAAAATTCAACAACTTCCTGTTAAATGAGATAAAGAATGGAACATCATTCCCTAGAAATCAAATTAGTATAATTCTCTACTACATCCTGTTAACGAACAAGATTAAATGAGATGCAGTTGTAACTTTTCAGGGTTGCTATTACCTCATCAATGTCGCACATAACAACTTTGTCTACAGTTTTGTGTCTTAAGATTTCTCTTGCAGTAGAACCTTCTCCACCCCCCATGATGAAAATGGTCTTTGGactaaaagaaacataaaaaatagATGTTGAAGGCTTTATACTGAATACTGTCATTAACTAGTGAAAGTAAATACGAGCATATGAAATTCCCACTGTTATGACAAAAGTAGACATTTTAACATCCACAACCTCGTAAAATTGGATATGATTGTAAGTTCCTTGCATTTTGGTTCAAGACTTTTAAATGTCAAACGTGGACTTTCTTAGACAAGGGTTGATAGCTTAGGTGTTTGTCAACTATTCAGTAtaagaaaaaatcatcaaaataaagtGAACTAAAAAGAAGATCAAGAAATGTACTTTGAATGTTGAAGAAGAGGTGGATGAACAAGAGATTCATGGTAAATGAACTCATCAATTTCTGCACTTTGAAGCTTCCCATCAATAACCAATGCCTACAGTAAGATGTATACAAACAGATATAAGTGAAATGTTCTTAGAAACAAAAGGTAAATAAGAAGATAACTATGATATGTCACAAACAAACCTTTCCGAAGGGTTTTGTGTCCAACAAAGCAATATCTTGATACTGACTAGCTCCTGTGTGTAAGATACTGCACcgaaaaatcaaaacttttaaaccCCACAAAATATAGTACTCAAAATAAAACATAACAGAAAGAAGTTTAAAAAGAAAGCCTTATGTCTAGCTTTTACATGACCAAGATTATAAAAAAGTTGAAACTCCTTTTAGTTTTGGATATGCTTAGGACTTCCATCGAAGTTAAAATCAAGAAGTGTCTCTATTTTTACAGCAAAGTTAAACCCGCCTAAACCATGAGGCTCAGTGGAGATACCAGATAGGGACAGCATAAGTTAGCCCCAATGACTATGAGGGTTATTCGAAGCGGTGACCTATTGACCTATTGGGATCAAACCCAGGGTAGAATGACTATCCCCAACGACGCTCGTAAGTTAATGAGTATATGACATAAGCAGATATAACAAACACCAAGTgggaacaaaataagaaaaaacatctTTAACTTAACTTGTATGAGACATACAGATGAGGTGATGTGTTAATATATATACCTATTGAGTGCAAAACACCATCTCAAGTCTTGCTCAATCTCTTCTTCATACCAACAGCTTTTTCTATGACCGTTATTATTTGCACTATGAGCAACTCCATTACCATTGCTCCTGTGATGAACTCCATTGCCATTGCCATTGCCATTGACAATACCATTTCCGTTACCATTGCCATCAGAAATATCACCCATTTCCTAGTAGCTGAGTAAAATGATAGAGATATAATGTGAATAGCAGAGAAGAGGAGATAATTGGAGGAGTTAAAAAGTGGGATTTGTGAATGAAGTAATGGAGATGGAAGGGAATAATATATATATAACGAATCATGCTCAAGGTTGAGGCCTTGAGAGTGGCAGGCTGGTTGGCATGTCATGGCATGGCAGAGTAATCGAAGTGTTATGAGATAATTCAGCTTTGGATtatagagagagaaagagagtagAGAGAATACAATGATTTGAGTTTTGAAGCTAGTGGGAATTGAAATTGAGTAGAGAAATGAATGCAAaattgaagaagaacatggatttTAGCAACACTACTCTAATAAAATTAAGCTAAAAAGTGAATGTAAAGAGAGAGAAGAGTGTGGTTTCTAAGGTTGATTCTGTCGCGGGGGAGTTCTGGTATGGACAGAGTAGTCATCATATCCTCTACATGCATATCATTGTTGCTTCCAAGTTTTTAACACATTATACTACTCTTCATATACTGTACAGCTAGCTAGCTAGAAAGAGATGTTTTTGGTCCCGATGATTTGGAAGCTGAACCACATTGCACTAGTGAAATTTGTGTCTATCTACAAACTAATAGTGTTAATCCAATTTGTTGTCCAGACTTATGCCTAATAAGAGTACTCGATCAACTTTAAAATGCTATCTGTATGGACCCTATTTAGCCCGCCGGTGTCAGAAATTGCATGGACATGAGGCTACCTGCACCCTCTTATACCGCTAGCAATTAGCATACAAATTTCTAAACAAACTAAATGCATCTTATTCTTAAGAAAAAGGCTTCATTTAACAAACTGTTGCGCACCCAAAAAAAAATTAGCAGCTAATTTTAGCCCTTTGAAGTTTAATCCAATTTCACCATTATAACCTTTTCATATCCTTTCATCCATTGCCTATTGTGGTCGAAGCCGTTCCAATTCAGTTCAGAAGGACCAATTCTAGACATATGAAATGTGAATATGTATGTCAGCAGTCAGTATGCGGGCTTGTATAGTTATGAACTTCTAAGGATATATAGAATTAGAAATCTAGACAAAAACGACAAGAAGAgataaaagagaaagaaagacaAGTACCAGGGGGATATTTTGTGAGAGTGAGATCATTGGATTTCATTTCCTGTCTTTCTTGGTTACAGAGAGGGGCGTGCCTTGAGTATCGTCAAAACTTCATCATGATTCATATATACTCTCCTCTCTCTATCATTCTAAACGGCGTGCAGTGGCAGGCACACTCCCGCATCATCTTCAGCATCATAATAATCACTCGAATATCTCTCTTCCAACAAAGATTTCCTTCCCCCAgcctttaaaaccctagaatagaAATCACTCAACTTTTACCACGTACGTTCATGATGCATCTTTTCATTTGTCTATTCATTATCACCATCGTCCAACACACCTAACCATCTCGATAGACACATGTCAAACAAGTGTGGCCCACGTTGAGTTATGCAGTGCAGCCCTCGTCTGATGAGACTGACCCTACTTTATTTTTCAGTAGGACCATCATGTGGCTTGAGCTGTTTGTGATGTAAATGGTGCATCAGCATATGggtgatctgttgtgatggttgatagacgcatttatgtgtctaatttgtccccaatgtttcgtattgttagtatttgttttcgtttttattatggtgttttgtgtgtttgtaggtattttttggaaataaacattttcgaaaaatcggctcaaaaaagTTTCTAAAGGCACCTCGGAAGACAGTTGTTAAACGGACTCTCAGTATGGTTAAGGGGAAACTCAATTGCTATGGGGCATCCCAGTGCTACTCACACCCCTACTATGGTTAGGGGGCAtcttcttcaacatttcaaacaaAGTATTTGGCGGGAAACTCTTGCAGACGGCTGGTGAATTTTTGGATCAGAGGTTGAACGTGATTTTATCAGATTCAGTCATTCAATTTGGTTGGGCTGGTCCTGTTAGGACTAAACAGGGTCGATATGTCTTCTTGGATCGagtaaattgggctggataatcgtttCTCGACGAAACAAAGATGAGGATAAACTCGGATTTTCTGTATTGATTTTGGCGAGATTTTATCGAGATCTTCTGTTGGTTTTGGATTGATACCTTCCTGTGTAATCGAAACAGGGATGGTAAGTGTTTAAATACGAGAAAAAAGGCAAGTTATGAGGATTATCCGTAAACAGAGAGTGTcttattctcggaatatttttgTTGAATATATATGGAAGATACAAATTGAATTGATTGGGGAGaacattatctttggatgttattTTGCATTCACTAGGGGAAATGTGATCGTGTTGAATGGAGATAGGAAGCTGCAGACGCGTAAGAAGATAAAACAGGAAGGAAAATATTCTCGACTTAATGGTTTGGCAGCGAGAAGATTTGGGAGTTTATTACAAAGATTTTTGGTGCGGTGACTATATAAAGGCGTGACAGGACTCACAATAGGGATGGAGAGTGAGGGGTGAGAATACAGcagagaatcgggagttgcagagattgtctctgctgctgccattgaagaacatacgaagaacataagactacaaggagcagtcgtaattgctacagtggttgcgagacatagtgacagtcgtagaagctacaacgtcagtaacagtttattgttgtatctgtaacaattataactgttacaaaggccctgttttatatcttttctccttgtaaacaccattttgagcaatgaaaaattcctttgagtgtgttttcaccatgcggagctagacctcatcactgggacaacggaggaagcaacttttcatgattgtggtaaatgaattaattcttttattgactttttgcatagatttaattgctttatgatttctattaattatttgttattttgttagatgccgcatgcttagttctaaatactttagatgcgtcatgcttttaacttgcaaataatattttacgaaatctatttttggcaaagaactagagcacaacttcttttgtttgagctatattgtctagagttaatgactggatcataacaatatgaaaagtagtggaatcccgcgtctcagcgtctcttcatcttgtgacaaattgtgtatatatatttttccttattttctttattaagtcttaaaacaaattctcaacaaatctgagtgaacgaatcatcttactacgacatcattgaaaaataccatcaatttttggcgctgccgacgcggatttgtttataaatttgtttttagtttttttatttgttcctttttacgccttttggtatttcttgtttgctttcatatttggaactgagctaaagaaaaggggagaaagtgctgaaaacaaaagcgaagccaaagaaaaaaagaaggaggaatccaaaaggagtgaagaagaaaatttttgtatataaatactctataatttttttattttatttttttagaaactgtaattaaggtttttatttttgtaatcttttatttttggacatttttttttattttcggacattgaactttgggactttattatttttttcttaaaccctaagggtagttttaaatataaactgtgtgcagagaaggacgacgattacgatatcgtctcggcccctcgggttcgtacacgacattggagttgtggcccgagtcgacttcaacggtccatcccccgtctggaacgggaggtaagaattctaaacacccgcgaatcccctgtcagcgggtttactggatgattttgtatgcatatatgttgaggacctgaaatcggatttaattttctagtaaacgGCAAGgcatggccaaatcaagataaggactcggatttcatcaccgtttccttcttgcccgtcttaggaacacgtaacctacgcgaacctaagcttaaaataccgactagaacgagaccgatagggtaacgagcttaataggaaagtcattcgaaaaatattggttactcttttaatcatacttcaaagttcatgatggtttctttgatttgaatgcgtgactgagtcgccttgtaatgcggtgaggccttgggtatcaaagctccatcgagcttccctcgcctctattcaacttactttgactcaaattgattccagaggggttttcttaaattgtaacgaattccttttcgaagaaTAGAAGTTGATATATAAACAATCTaagggatccatcatgctttttgtttgcttgataaaataggtttgttgtggtcgagtcagccttctttgtgcttgtttagaatccccttgcagtt harbors:
- the LOC113332675 gene encoding F-box protein At4g02760-like, whose product is MDNLLEKFLGLSSLDNYNTSVSASIELSLERLLESRVSELYQDQLIENTLKMGSILLEVGKRAQRNRFSKHNSVCWALSHDLTIKVFAMLDTQSLCSAAATCWMFNKCAMNPLCYADIDLTTVVPRVNNAVVATMIHRAGKRLRSLKLGVLSSPTTFSGNSGPMVYGIDSSVDAGFSRNNKRSCQGKDSYVLSRSCLTFLSLDGGASGALLKKLHLYNVDKMDNTALRVALSVCQALTDFKIVGLVTELKQTLESVSTTCPNLECLLIESYKTGRDDSLKSTTCVGFVNSCPRLTSLALRGFILQDYKIRILMKGFRKLKFVDLSTSYSITGTFLRNLGTGTSGHQLEVLILRECMHLKEVEVGRLLTAVLSGGFKFLKHLDISNKEGLASDHDWYDRCYSPSIPVKRVMEERPGLCLVAVFPPEGSFMDTEQISESEVNSDANLDLERTGATSDSSLSMFSSESSYNSDQGNDLYASSDEVDFLGA
- the LOC113333302 gene encoding thermospermine synthase ACAULIS5-like isoform X2; this translates as MKSILHTGASQYQDIALLDTKPFGKALVIDGKLQSAEIDEFIYHESLVHPPLLQHSNPKTIFIMGGGEGSTAREILRHKTVDKVVMCDIDEEVVEFCKSHLVANKEAFSDLRLQLIINDARAELESRQDGFDVIIGDLADPIEGGPCYQLYTKSFYESIVKTRLKEGGIFVTQAGPAGIFSHTEVFSCIYNTLRQVFKYVVPYSAHIPSYADTWGWVMASDTPFTADAEELDIRIKQRMTGENRYLDGKTFTSASILSKAVRKSLAKETQVYTEGTARFIYGYGTGLKTHST
- the LOC113333302 gene encoding thermospermine synthase ACAULIS5-like isoform X1 — protein: MGDISDGNGNGNGIVNGNGNGNGVHHRSNGNGVAHSANNNGHRKSCWYEEEIEQDLRWCFALNSILHTGASQYQDIALLDTKPFGKALVIDGKLQSAEIDEFIYHESLVHPPLLQHSNPKTIFIMGGGEGSTAREILRHKTVDKVVMCDIDEEVVEFCKSHLVANKEAFSDLRLQLIINDARAELESRQDGFDVIIGDLADPIEGGPCYQLYTKSFYESIVKTRLKEGGIFVTQAGPAGIFSHTEVFSCIYNTLRQVFKYVVPYSAHIPSYADTWGWVMASDTPFTADAEELDIRIKQRMTGENRYLDGKTFTSASILSKAVRKSLAKETQVYTEGTARFIYGYGTGLKTHST